A region of Panicum virgatum strain AP13 chromosome 8N, P.virgatum_v5, whole genome shotgun sequence DNA encodes the following proteins:
- the LOC120684740 gene encoding uncharacterized protein LOC120684740, translating to MSRYAVDLIDSDSWDDQLSGVTMLATFIRQGADVRCLLLPSKSRIQKLIDTLGWRATASREMREAAACIVAHLAGDIHLAQFPGAIRCISTLLEDETLLAYWSNCDQQQEFPHLRSGSRSTMHTLIRVTEKIMPEFRHVVQKPTSSGCNELILQGLTILERLASDHHNCMDISSTPGLLSKILAPLCSSTLIRGINNSSTWADVVNGTFKVLCSLIRCPGSTGESLRREISANQQAISNLKSILDRSNGAGQELQMRAMEIVTELALDSSTNTTEETKENLMNQQLEIFLLDKESDAISEKLQTTAGRTLALLTANTKPNSSRVNDSFGRLTKLLDAKNNIKIRIAAVQIMENMCVHCDLDKGRVKDTLLPQVLAGIQSDKRGARQRGDAKQKNSSSAGDEENQNKLAPGNGDENHNSSEQVDNSEIQDSPSTTDQNESSDEGNDEQAATKELQGGLLSLTLVIYDKLISPDDFEDAVEKKGLGNGELFVKKLKTILKENCKETITSLRIVKLCGQIATSMMSRNKYTEQFKNQGFVDSLSEAKKIMSNLESCILFAETDIQLKKIAAPLLSELEKEVLLLVG from the exons ATGAGCCGCTACGCCGTCGACTTGATAGACTCTGATTCTTGGGATGATCAACTCTCTGGGGTGACGATGCTCGCCACGTTCATCAGGCAGGGGGCAGACGTCAGGTGCCTGCTTCTTCCCTCAAAGTCCAGGATCCAGAAACTCATCGATACACTGGGATGGAGAGCTACTGCCAGCAGGGAGATGAGGGAAGCCGCCGCGTGCATAGTGGCGCACCTTGCCGGCGACATCCATCTTGCCCAGTTCCCTGGGGCGATCCG GTGCATATCCACTCTGCTGGAAGATGAAACCTTGCTGGCATACTGGTCGAACTGCGACCAGCAGCAAGAGTTTCCCCACCTTCGCAGCGGATCGAGATCCACAATGCATACATTGATTCGTGTAACTGAAAAAATCATGCCAGAGTTTAGGCATGTGGTACAAAAACCAACTAGTAGTGGATGCAACGAGCTGATCCTGCAAGGCCTGACCATCCTGGAGAGGCTTGCCTCCGACCACCACAACTGCATGGATATATCTAGCACCCCGGGCCTCCTATCCAAGATCTTGGCGCCCCTCTGTTCCAGCACCTTGATCCGAGGGATCAACAACAGCAGTACATGGGCTGACGTAGTAAATGGAACCTTCAAGGTGTTGTGTAGTCTCATCAGGTGTCCTGGCAGCACTGGTGAAAGCCTGCGTCGGGAGATCTCTGCTAACCAACAAGCAATCAGCAACCTGAAGAGCATTCTTGACCGGAGCAATGGAGCCGGCCAGGAGCTGCAGATGCGAGCAATGGAGATCGTAACAGAACTGGCCTTGGATTCATCTACCAACACCACCGAGGAAACGAAGGAAAATCTCATGAACCAGCAGCTGGAGATCTTCCTTCTTGACAAAGAATCTGATGCCATATCCGAGAAGCTCCAAACCACAGCTGGGAGAACACTGGCCCTACTGACAGCCAACACTAAACCGAACTCCTCCAGAGTCAACGACAGCTTTGGCCGTCTCACTAAATTACTAGATGCTAAGAACAACATCAAAATCAGAATTGCAGCAGTGCAGATCATGGAAAATATGTGTGTTCACTGTGATTTGGATAAAGGACGTGTGAAGGATACATTGCTGCCACAG GTCCTTGCTGGGATACAGTCCGACAAAAGGGGAGCACGCCAACGTGGTGATGCAAAGCAGAAAAATTCTTCATCAGCAGGAGATGAAGAGAACCAGAATAAACTTGCACCAGGAAATGGTGATGAAAACCATAACAGTTCTGAACAGGTAGACAACTCAGAGATCCAGGACAGTCCTTCAACAACAGACCAAAACGAGTCGTCAGATGAAGGAAATGATGAGCAAGCTGCAACAAAGGAACTGCAAGGGGGGCTTTTGTCACTTACTCTGGTTATATATGACAAACTGATCAGTCCAGATGATTTCGAAGATGCAGTTGAAAAGAAAGGCCTAGGAAATGGAGAATTATTTGTGAAGAAGCTCAAGACTATATTAAAAGAGAACTGTAAGGAAACAATTACCAGTTTGAGAATCGTGAAGCTTTGCGGTCAGATTGCTACATCAATGATGTCACGCAACAAGTACACTGAACAGTTCAAAAACCAGGGATTCGTAGACTCACTATCTGAGGCTAAGAAAATTATGTCTAACCTTgagagttgcattctttttgCTGAGACAGATATTCAACTGAAGAAGATAGCCGCGCCTCTCCTCTCGGAGCTAGAGAAAGAAGTACTACTGTTGGTGGGCTAG
- the LOC120684739 gene encoding uncharacterized protein LOC120684739: MAVANQQWVVQIQASVQAMAPRTGASIYRVPEWIKRLSRNDAYGPRVVSLGPFHHGNPNLQHMEEHKTQAMQRLVHRSGKPFQRFFDAINGMMVTDGCFFLDTAWAVNHAMGGTGGGYTAGDPSDPRALLIWETIRMDVVAMENQLPLLALQKLETARRGGAAVSAGDVNQLVRKFLTVPLPKNINEPAPHPLGLLRKCFVSTTAANRSSPLEQKEWENTMPCALVLTEAGIDLKKSRTRKFTDVEFKDAALKGVTKSVLHVPLLRVRYDTEMFLLNMMAFERLHPGAGDEVTSYVSFMRNLINNTADVALLRSKGVLVHTFGSDKAVARLFNNIYSGGMSPYSKLHHVQRKVSAHCERRWNKWRAGFVQSYLSNPWVFISLVAAIILVLATLLQTVYTIIPFYHNRS, encoded by the exons ATGGCTGTTGCTAACCAACAATGGGTGGTGCAGATACAGGCGTCCGTCCAGGCGATGGCACCTCGTACCGGCGCCTCCATCTACCGGGTGCCGGAATGGATCAAGCGCCTGAGCAGGAACGACGCGTACGGGCCGCGGGTGGTGTCCCTGGGCCCCTTCCACCACGGCAACCCCAACCTGCagcacatggaggagcacaagaCCCAGGCGATGCAGCGCCTAGTTCATCGATCTGGGAAGCCGTTCCAGCGATTCTTCGACGCCATCAACGG GATGATGGTCACGGATGGGTGCTTCTTCCTGGACACGGCATGGGCGGTTAACCATGCAATGGGAGGAACGGGTGGAGGTTACACGGCCGGTGACCCCAGTGATCCCCGCGCACTTCTGATTTGGGAGACCATCCGGATGGATGTGGTCGCCATGGAAAACCAGCTGCCACTGCTCGCCCTGCAGAAGCTTGAAACTGCACGCCGTGGTGGAGCTGCGGTG AGTGCTGGAGATGTCAACCAGTTGGTTCGTAAGTTTCTTACAGTCCCATTGCCGAAGAACATCAACGAGCCGGCTCCACACCCGCTGGGCCTTCTCCGCAAGTGTTTCGTCTCCACCACTGCAGCAAATCGAAGCAGCCCCCTCGAACAGAAAGAGTGGGAGAACACCATGCCCTGCGCcctggtgctcaccgaggcagGCATCGACTTGAAGAAGAGCAGGACTCGCAAGTTCACTGATGTCGAATTCAAAGATGCCGCGCTCAAGGGCGTGACCAAGAGCGTGCTGCACGTGCCACTGCTGAGGGTCCGCTACGACACCGAGATGTTCCTGCTCAACATGATGGCGTTCGAGCGGCTGCATCCCGGCGCCGGGGACGAGGTGACATCCTACGTCTCCTTCATGAGGAACCTCATCAACAACACTGCAGACGTGGCACTGCTAAGATCCAAAGGAGTCCTTGTGCACACGTTTGGCAGTGACAAGGCAGTGGCTAGGTTGTTCAACAATATCTACTCGGGAGGCATGAGCCCGTACAGCAAGCTGCATCATGTGCAGCGCAAGGTGAGCGCCCACTGCGAGAGACGCTGGAACAAGTGGAGGGCTGGCTTTGTTCAGTCCTACCTAAGCAACCCCTGGGTGTTCATCTCCCTTGTGGCTGCTATCATCCTAGTCCTCGCTACCCTATTGCAGACTGTCTACACCATCATTCCGTTCTACCACAATAGGAGCTAA